The Microbacter sp. GSS18 genome has a segment encoding these proteins:
- a CDS encoding protein phosphatase 2C domain-containing protein: MVFQGSSAAISHTGRVRSNNQDSGYAGSNLFVVADGMGGHAGGDVASSIAVHRLERIDHPYDGTAAAERELRDSIVDCATELIDTVVQRPELAGMGTTVSALLMVDQYAVIAHIGDSRIYLYRDGALTQITTDHTFVQRLVDSGRITPEEARYHPRRSVLMRVLGDMDPDPEVDTFIMPTEPGDRWLLCSDGLSGVVDDAHTSKALALGLAPGRTADVLLKQALDGGAPDNVTIVIVDVGGAHPVFSGTASIVGSASTPEGVEVPAARPGRTSWLHPGRQAANEPTHFEPAAEFLEELIEEDRRRARGRRIGWIAGLVLVLLLLGAGLFGAYQWSQTRFFIGADADSVVIYQGIQQDIGPISLSTVYEDTGILLDDLSPFTRATVENTISADSLENAHAVVDRLRAVSGGD; this comes from the coding sequence ATGGTCTTCCAGGGTTCGAGCGCGGCGATCTCGCACACCGGCCGCGTGCGCTCCAACAATCAGGACTCCGGCTACGCCGGATCCAACCTCTTCGTCGTCGCCGACGGCATGGGCGGTCACGCGGGCGGCGATGTCGCCTCCAGCATCGCCGTCCACCGGCTCGAGCGGATCGACCACCCGTACGACGGGACGGCGGCGGCGGAGCGCGAGCTGCGCGACTCGATCGTCGACTGCGCGACCGAGCTGATCGACACCGTCGTCCAGCGACCCGAGCTCGCGGGCATGGGGACGACCGTCAGCGCACTGCTGATGGTCGATCAGTACGCGGTCATCGCCCACATCGGCGACTCGCGCATCTACCTGTACCGCGACGGAGCCCTCACGCAGATCACGACGGACCACACGTTCGTGCAGCGCCTGGTCGACTCGGGCCGGATCACCCCCGAGGAGGCGCGCTACCACCCGCGTCGCTCCGTGCTCATGCGCGTCCTCGGCGACATGGACCCCGACCCCGAAGTCGACACCTTCATCATGCCGACCGAGCCGGGGGACCGCTGGCTGCTGTGCTCGGACGGCCTGTCCGGCGTCGTCGACGACGCGCACACGTCCAAGGCGCTCGCCCTCGGTCTCGCGCCGGGTCGCACCGCCGACGTCCTGCTCAAGCAGGCCCTGGACGGCGGCGCCCCGGACAACGTCACGATCGTGATCGTCGACGTCGGGGGAGCGCACCCGGTGTTCTCGGGGACGGCGTCGATCGTCGGCTCCGCCTCGACGCCCGAGGGCGTGGAGGTCCCTGCGGCGCGCCCGGGTCGCACGAGCTGGCTGCACCCGGGCCGGCAGGCGGCCAACGAGCCGACCCACTTCGAGCCGGCCGCGGAGTTCCTCGAAGAGCTCATCGAGGAGGATCGCCGACGCGCCCGCGGTCGCCGGATCGGGTGGATCGCGGGGCTGGTCCTGGTCCTGCTGCTGCTCGGGGCGGGGCTGTTCGGCGCCTACCAGTGGTCGCAGACGCGGTTCTTCATCGGGGCGGATGCCGACTCCGTCGTGATCTACCAGGGAATCCAGCAGGACATCGGTCCGATCTCGCTGTCGACGGTCTACGAGGACACCGGCATCCTGCTGGACGATCTGTCGCCGTTCACGCGGGCTACGGTGGAGAACACCATCAGCGCGGACTCCCTCGAGAACGCCCATGCTGTGGTCGATCGACTGCGTGCCGTCTCGGGAGGTGACTGA
- a CDS encoding FHA domain-containing protein, translated as MSELTYLLLQIGFLLLLWFFVFSVVYSLRADLFGVKVRRMPDAAPAPAPTGSGSAPVRPATPPAPKKGGKATADAVSRIVITSGPKAGLELPLGDEPLTIGRSSESGLVIRDDYTSSHHARLLLWGEQWMIQDLDSTNGTWHDGVRVSTPVPVVVGAPIKVGATTFELRK; from the coding sequence GTGAGCGAACTGACCTATCTGCTGCTTCAGATCGGCTTCCTGCTGCTGCTGTGGTTCTTCGTGTTCTCGGTGGTCTACTCGCTGCGCGCCGACCTGTTCGGCGTGAAGGTGCGTCGTATGCCGGACGCCGCCCCGGCCCCGGCCCCGACGGGCTCGGGATCGGCACCGGTCCGACCCGCGACCCCGCCCGCGCCCAAGAAGGGCGGGAAGGCCACCGCCGACGCCGTCTCGCGCATCGTGATCACGAGCGGCCCCAAGGCCGGGCTCGAGCTGCCCCTCGGCGACGAGCCGCTGACCATCGGGCGGTCCAGCGAATCGGGCCTGGTCATCCGCGACGACTACACCTCGAGCCACCACGCGCGCCTGCTGCTGTGGGGGGAGCAGTGGATGATCCAGGACCTGGACTCCACCAACGGCACGTGGCACGACGGCGTGCGTGTCAGCACGCCCGTCCCGGTCGTCGTCGGCGCGCCGATCAAGGTCGGCGCCACGACGTTCGAGCTGCGGAAGTAG
- a CDS encoding DUF3662 and FHA domain-containing protein, translating to MGLLDSFEKGLERAVNSAFAKTFRSGIQPVEIASALRSELDKKAAVVSRDRILAPNTFTVRLSPTDEAHMSGLGEALGDELHTLVTEHAKAQGYTFAGPVSITLRRDDQLSTGTLGVDSSTAAGRVSWRGILEIDGKRHPLVKSRTVIGRGSDADVTIADSGASRKHAEILWDGERGMVRDMKSTNGTKLDGQPITEARLTADSTVTIGRTDIVFRVVAQAAPPKPPLPDATRAYDIREQGPLT from the coding sequence GTGGGACTACTTGACAGCTTCGAGAAGGGTCTCGAGCGCGCCGTCAACAGCGCGTTCGCCAAGACCTTCCGCAGCGGCATCCAGCCCGTCGAGATCGCCTCGGCACTGCGCAGCGAGCTCGACAAGAAGGCGGCTGTGGTCTCTCGCGACCGCATCCTGGCGCCCAACACGTTCACCGTGCGGCTGTCTCCCACCGACGAGGCGCACATGTCGGGATTGGGCGAAGCCCTCGGCGATGAGCTGCACACGCTCGTCACCGAGCACGCCAAGGCGCAGGGCTACACGTTCGCCGGCCCCGTCTCGATCACCCTGCGGCGCGACGACCAGCTGTCGACGGGAACCCTGGGTGTGGACAGCTCGACCGCCGCGGGACGGGTGTCCTGGCGCGGCATCCTCGAGATCGACGGCAAGCGGCACCCGCTCGTGAAGTCCCGCACCGTGATCGGCCGCGGGTCCGACGCCGACGTCACGATCGCCGACTCCGGCGCCAGCCGAAAGCACGCCGAGATCCTGTGGGACGGCGAGCGGGGCATGGTGCGCGACATGAAGTCGACCAACGGCACCAAGCTCGACGGCCAGCCGATCACCGAGGCCCGGCTCACCGCGGATTCGACCGTGACGATCGGCCGCACCGATATCGTGTTCCGCGTAGTGGCGCAGGCGGCGCCCCCGAAGCCGCCGCTTCCCGACGCCACGCGCGCCTACGACATCCGCGAGCAAGGGCCCCTCACGTGA
- a CDS encoding GNAT family N-acetyltransferase: protein MAHIDLRAVDDDDIDAIFDMMRDREAIAMAAFTAEDADDRAAFDAWFERVTSSPDVTYFVVTEDGGFAGTAAAFTVGDDREVTYWIARHAWGRGVATEALHQLVAHEPVRPLFARAAARNTASIAVLRKAGFTEVSRARAYAPGIGEDAEEVVFTLVPNLDGS, encoded by the coding sequence GTGGCCCATATCGATCTCCGGGCGGTCGACGACGACGACATCGACGCGATCTTCGACATGATGCGCGATCGCGAAGCCATCGCGATGGCGGCGTTCACCGCGGAGGACGCCGACGACCGGGCGGCGTTCGACGCGTGGTTCGAGCGTGTGACGTCGTCGCCCGACGTGACCTACTTCGTGGTGACGGAGGACGGCGGCTTCGCCGGCACCGCCGCGGCCTTCACCGTCGGCGACGATCGCGAGGTGACGTACTGGATCGCCCGGCACGCATGGGGACGCGGTGTGGCGACCGAGGCGCTGCACCAGCTGGTGGCGCACGAACCCGTCCGCCCTCTCTTCGCGCGCGCGGCGGCGCGGAACACCGCCTCCATCGCGGTGCTGCGCAAGGCGGGCTTCACCGAGGTCTCCCGCGCGCGGGCCTACGCGCCCGGCATCGGCGAGGACGCCGAGGAGGTCGTGTTCACCCTGGTGCCGAACCTCGACGGTTCGTGA
- a CDS encoding GntR family transcriptional regulator, whose product MSCSLSPLDPRGTVLGDEVYRRLGEAILSGELAPGERLRDHDLARRLGVSRTPVREALQRLEISGIVEVIPHRYTRVSIPNDQAQTDTFALIAYLMGNVVHIVCTTGCAPDAVETALADADAMVAASRADDHRALADASFAFFSQLTRAAGNLAILRFMQASEFALRRHLQRWHPRIVDPIVRTARYEEFRDAIAAHDAARAEELLREINGLAADAPAR is encoded by the coding sequence ATGTCGTGCTCACTCTCCCCCCTGGATCCGCGCGGCACCGTCCTCGGCGACGAGGTCTACCGCCGCCTCGGCGAGGCCATCCTGTCGGGAGAGCTGGCGCCGGGCGAGCGGCTGCGAGATCACGATCTCGCGCGCCGGCTCGGCGTGTCCCGCACCCCGGTGCGCGAGGCACTGCAGCGCCTGGAGATCAGCGGCATCGTCGAGGTCATCCCGCACCGCTATACGCGCGTGTCGATACCGAACGACCAGGCGCAGACCGACACGTTCGCGCTGATCGCCTATCTGATGGGGAACGTCGTCCACATCGTCTGCACGACCGGGTGCGCTCCGGACGCGGTCGAGACCGCCCTCGCGGACGCCGACGCGATGGTGGCGGCGTCCCGCGCAGACGACCACCGGGCGCTCGCGGACGCGAGCTTCGCCTTCTTCTCCCAACTCACGCGCGCCGCCGGCAACCTCGCGATCCTGCGGTTCATGCAGGCGTCGGAGTTCGCGCTGCGGCGGCACCTGCAGCGCTGGCATCCGCGCATCGTCGACCCCATCGTGCGCACGGCGCGATACGAGGAGTTCCGCGACGCGATCGCCGCGCACGACGCCGCCCGCGCCGAGGAGCTGCTGCGCGAGATCAACGGCCTGGCCGCGGACGCGCCGGCTCGCTAG
- a CDS encoding cold-shock protein, whose amino-acid sequence MSTQGTVKWFNSEKGFGFIAPDEGGADVFAHFSAIQAKGYRSLEENQRVEFDIAQGPKGLQAENIRAI is encoded by the coding sequence ATGAGCACGCAGGGCACAGTGAAGTGGTTCAACTCGGAGAAGGGCTTCGGGTTCATCGCACCCGATGAGGGTGGTGCCGACGTGTTCGCGCACTTCTCGGCCATCCAGGCGAAGGGCTACCGTTCGCTGGAGGAGAACCAGCGCGTGGAGTTCGACATCGCGCAGGGCCCGAAGGGTCTGCAGGCGGAGAACATCCGCGCCATCTGA
- a CDS encoding HAD hydrolase-like protein, producing the protein MPMRSPWSCILWDVDGTVVDASDGILRRLTICLEHFGKKPPTRSELVHWIGPPMYDSFQVNVGMTQAESAEAVTFYRTLGRADGYTTGARLFDGIGDLIRELADAGIPQSTASSKPEVQVDALMDHFDLSPCLTAIVGATPDEKTLSSKADVVGEALRRLAAAGVDTSRPVLVGDRHHDVDGGAVHDVPVIFVRWGFSWPHESEGAQAAVDTVDELRALLLLEDVDA; encoded by the coding sequence ATGCCGATGCGCTCACCCTGGTCATGCATCCTGTGGGATGTCGACGGCACCGTCGTCGATGCCTCGGACGGGATCCTGCGCCGACTCACGATCTGCCTGGAGCACTTCGGCAAGAAGCCTCCGACCCGCAGCGAACTGGTCCACTGGATCGGCCCGCCCATGTACGACTCGTTCCAGGTCAATGTCGGCATGACCCAGGCGGAGTCGGCGGAAGCCGTGACGTTCTACCGAACGCTCGGGCGGGCGGACGGCTACACGACGGGTGCACGGCTGTTCGACGGCATCGGGGACCTCATCCGCGAGCTCGCCGACGCCGGCATCCCGCAGTCCACCGCGAGCTCGAAGCCCGAGGTCCAGGTCGATGCCCTGATGGACCATTTCGATCTGTCGCCGTGCCTGACCGCCATCGTCGGCGCGACCCCCGACGAGAAGACGCTGAGCTCGAAGGCCGACGTCGTCGGGGAGGCGCTGCGGCGGCTCGCGGCGGCGGGCGTCGACACGAGCCGCCCCGTGCTCGTCGGGGACCGCCACCACGACGTCGACGGCGGCGCCGTGCACGACGTCCCGGTGATCTTCGTGCGCTGGGGGTTCAGCTGGCCGCACGAGTCCGAAGGCGCGCAGGCCGCGGTCGACACCGTGGACGAGCTGCGAGCGCTCCTGCTCCTCGAGGACGTCGATGCCTGA
- the nucS gene encoding endonuclease NucS has protein sequence MRLVIARCSVDYTGRLNAHLPLATRLLVHKGDGSLLVHSDGGSYKPLNWMSPPCRLEVEDPDADSAAAGVLEHWRVTHAKTGDALLVRIYEVLHDSSHELGVDPGLQKDGVEADLQRLLAEQVDVIGDGLSLVRREFPTAIGPVDLLLRDPASGGTVAVEVKRRGDIDGVEQLTRYLELLGRDPHLAPVTGVFAAQEIKPQAKVLATDRGIRCVTLDYEGMKGVESGAPRLF, from the coding sequence GTGCGCCTCGTCATCGCCCGCTGCTCGGTGGACTACACCGGACGCCTCAACGCGCATCTGCCCCTCGCGACGCGTCTGCTGGTCCACAAGGGCGATGGGAGCCTGCTCGTGCACTCCGACGGCGGCTCCTACAAGCCGCTGAACTGGATGAGTCCGCCCTGCCGGCTCGAGGTCGAGGATCCGGATGCCGACTCCGCCGCCGCGGGTGTCCTCGAGCACTGGCGCGTCACGCACGCGAAGACCGGCGACGCCCTGCTGGTGCGCATCTACGAGGTGCTCCACGACTCCTCGCACGAACTGGGCGTCGACCCCGGATTGCAGAAGGACGGCGTCGAGGCGGACCTCCAGCGCCTGCTCGCCGAGCAGGTCGACGTGATCGGCGACGGCCTCAGCCTGGTCCGGCGCGAGTTCCCGACGGCGATCGGACCGGTGGATCTGCTGCTGCGCGACCCCGCATCGGGTGGCACCGTGGCCGTGGAGGTCAAGCGCCGGGGCGACATCGACGGTGTCGAGCAGCTGACGCGCTACCTCGAGCTGCTGGGTCGCGACCCGCACCTCGCGCCCGTCACCGGCGTGTTCGCCGCCCAGGAGATCAAGCCGCAGGCGAAGGTGCTCGCGACCGACCGCGGCATCCGCTGCGTCACGCTCGACTACGAGGGCATGAAGGGCGTCGAATCGGGCGCTCCGCGCCTCTTCTGA
- a CDS encoding MFS transporter, whose amino-acid sequence MDLVLSPSQLLRWRVAIFAIFLSSGLSVATWAARVPEIKDAVAVDRAQLGLMLLVGGIAAIAGLSVSSVVLARFGARRGMIGSIVLFATGLAIIGIGADTLHSAPIVALGLAVWGFGNGAVDVMMNVEGAAIENQTGKTLLPLFHAFFSFGTVLGAGLGLVAIAWTMAPIVHLLAMAVLIIAIGVVSVLNVPRREAAMDPDAGEGRAGWRDRLALALSAWREPRTYALGVIMLGMAFAEGGANDWLALGVVEGHGESAALGAAGLAVFSISMTVVRMFGGPLVDRFGRVAVLAVLSVLAAAGLLLFIFAPSAPLIFVGAALWGAGVSLGFPLGMSAAADDPARAAARVSAAATIGYIAFLAGPPLLGLISEHIGLLNTLLILVVLIVASGLASPAARPLARTGVGAGPRAD is encoded by the coding sequence GTGGATCTCGTCCTCTCCCCCTCGCAGTTGCTCCGCTGGCGCGTCGCGATCTTCGCGATCTTCCTCAGCAGCGGGCTGAGCGTAGCCACGTGGGCCGCGCGGGTCCCCGAGATCAAGGACGCCGTCGCGGTCGATCGCGCGCAGCTCGGCCTGATGCTGCTGGTCGGCGGCATCGCCGCCATCGCCGGGCTCTCGGTGTCCTCCGTCGTCCTCGCGCGCTTCGGCGCCCGGCGGGGGATGATCGGCTCGATCGTGCTGTTCGCTACGGGACTGGCGATCATCGGCATCGGCGCCGACACGCTGCACTCGGCGCCGATCGTCGCGCTGGGCCTGGCCGTGTGGGGATTCGGCAACGGCGCGGTCGACGTCATGATGAACGTCGAAGGGGCGGCGATCGAGAATCAGACCGGAAAGACGCTCCTGCCCCTCTTCCACGCCTTCTTCAGCTTCGGCACAGTGCTCGGCGCAGGCCTCGGCCTCGTCGCCATCGCCTGGACGATGGCCCCGATCGTGCACCTGCTCGCCATGGCGGTGCTCATCATCGCGATCGGCGTCGTGAGCGTGCTGAACGTCCCGCGACGCGAGGCCGCCATGGACCCGGACGCGGGGGAGGGGCGCGCCGGCTGGCGGGACCGCCTCGCGCTGGCCCTGTCCGCCTGGCGCGAGCCGCGCACCTACGCCCTGGGTGTCATCATGCTCGGCATGGCCTTCGCCGAGGGCGGCGCGAACGACTGGCTCGCGCTCGGCGTGGTCGAGGGCCATGGCGAGAGTGCGGCGCTGGGGGCCGCCGGGCTCGCCGTCTTCTCGATCAGCATGACCGTGGTCCGCATGTTCGGCGGACCGCTCGTCGACCGCTTCGGTCGCGTCGCGGTCCTGGCCGTGCTGTCGGTGCTGGCGGCCGCCGGGCTGCTGCTGTTCATCTTCGCCCCGAGCGCGCCCCTGATCTTCGTCGGCGCCGCCCTGTGGGGCGCGGGCGTATCCCTCGGATTCCCCCTCGGCATGTCCGCGGCCGCCGACGACCCGGCCCGCGCCGCGGCGCGTGTGAGCGCCGCCGCGACGATCGGCTACATCGCGTTCCTCGCGGGCCCGCCCCTGCTCGGCCTCATCAGCGAGCACATCGGTCTGCTGAACACGCTGCTGATCCTCGTCGTGCTCATCGTCGCCTCGGGACTGGCCTCGCCGGCCGCGCGCCCCCTGGCGCGCACGGGCGTCGGCGCCGGACCGCGAGCCGACTAG
- a CDS encoding substrate-binding domain-containing protein, with product MSPRRATIADVARRAGVAASTASVVFSGKTAVSEATRARVLDAAAELGYTGPDPVAASLRTGRSGIVGVVFEEHLGRAFLDPVKTLMMDGLADAVAPLGAGLLLLRDQEPAAAAPTLLSAPLDAAVLVGCSGMLRESLDAVRARGIPVVVIEGDAGPGVPRIDLDNREAERQAAAHVRELGHTRVAALALPVRTGWTAGWIGPGDDIRVEVTRDRLEAIRDVYPDVPAYAAAASSIDEGLAAGRVLLADPETRPTAIIAQSDLLAAGVIRAAEEAGLAVPADLSVTGFDGIVVDGLAPYRLTTLVQPANEKGRAAGRAVAALIEGAPADSISFTSTFREGNTTGPPPVRDR from the coding sequence ATGAGCCCGCGACGCGCCACCATCGCCGACGTCGCCCGCAGGGCGGGCGTCGCGGCGTCGACGGCGTCTGTCGTCTTCAGCGGGAAGACCGCCGTGTCGGAGGCGACGCGAGCCCGCGTCCTCGACGCCGCGGCAGAGCTCGGCTACACCGGGCCCGACCCGGTCGCGGCATCGCTGCGCACGGGACGGTCGGGGATCGTGGGCGTCGTCTTCGAAGAGCACCTCGGCAGGGCCTTCCTCGACCCCGTCAAGACCCTCATGATGGACGGCCTCGCCGACGCGGTGGCTCCGCTGGGCGCAGGTCTGCTCCTCCTGCGCGATCAGGAGCCGGCCGCTGCCGCGCCGACGCTGCTGTCGGCCCCGCTCGACGCCGCGGTGCTGGTGGGATGCAGCGGCATGCTGCGCGAGTCGCTCGACGCCGTTCGTGCCCGGGGCATCCCCGTCGTGGTCATCGAGGGGGACGCCGGGCCCGGCGTGCCACGCATCGACCTGGACAACCGCGAGGCGGAGCGTCAGGCGGCCGCGCACGTGCGCGAACTGGGGCACACGCGCGTGGCGGCGCTGGCGCTGCCGGTGCGGACGGGGTGGACCGCCGGCTGGATCGGACCCGGTGACGACATCCGCGTGGAGGTGACCCGCGACCGGCTGGAGGCGATCCGCGACGTGTATCCCGACGTGCCCGCCTATGCCGCCGCGGCGAGCTCGATCGACGAGGGCCTGGCTGCCGGGCGCGTGCTGCTGGCCGACCCCGAGACGAGGCCGACGGCGATCATCGCCCAGAGCGACCTGCTGGCCGCCGGTGTGATCCGGGCCGCCGAGGAGGCGGGTCTCGCCGTTCCAGCCGACCTGAGCGTGACCGGGTTCGACGGCATCGTCGTCGACGGCCTCGCGCCGTATCGGCTCACGACCCTCGTGCAGCCGGCGAACGAGAAGGGACGGGCGGCCGGTCGCGCTGTCGCAGCCCTGATCGAGGGGGCCCCGGCCGACTCGATCTCATTCACGAGCACGTTCCGCGAGGGCAATACGACCGGTCCCCCACCGGTCCGCGACCGATAG
- a CDS encoding Na+/H+ antiporter subunit A, which produces MLLVLAAFAILPILVPWLVARLGPRAFTIAAVLPFAAFIHALVQTPAVLAGEIPFEAFDWIPSLGIELSMRMDTLSWVMTLIVTGVGALVLLYCRWYFVDGGSGLGRFAAVLLAFAGAMYGLVLTDDLVVLVMFWEITSVLSYLLIGHYNRRAPSRRAALQALLVTTLGGLVMLIGVVLLVVRSGTSSISAMLADPPVGALVNVALVLVLVGALSKSAIFPFHFWLPGAMAAPTPVSAYLHAAAMVKAGVYLIALVAPVAAESPAWRPIVIGLGVFTMLLGGFQALRETDLKRILAFGTVSQLGMLTVVLGYGTRDAALAGLALLIAHALFKSALFLVVGVIDRQLGTRDIAELSGLGRRAPVTAAASTIAIASMTGVIPTIGFVAKEGALAALLDEALGGAVWGVVALAGVAVGSVFTAAYGIRFLWGAFATKKNADGGMKAPTEWPRPPFGFVTAPVLLAALSLAGGFAAAPLDVVLAPYADTAPAASAGVEPPAHPAHLALWHGFEPALWISLATLALGVGVFALTRRWTPTRRSIPFTAWDVYNGVLRGIARLSVATTSVTQRGSLPIYVGTIFAVLVSAEAVALVAGGPWDLELSVFQNPMQWVVAPLMIAAGIIAVRARKRYTGVVLVSVTGIGMTVLFATSGAPDLALTQILIETVTMIAFALVLRRIPARLGERNASVKPALRAILGAAVGATMAAVAVVAVSARVYRPVSEAFPDLAYEIGHGTNVVNVALVDLRGWDTMGELSVLILAATGVASLVFVTHRADTLSDLTQPLPRDITRHRRPIVETHGADGGAEGSSTRTAWLLGGQRVRARERSIMLEVIVRILFHTIIVISLYLLFAGHNLPGGGFAGGLVAGMALVMRYIAGGRYELGAAAPADAGRLLGVGMSIAVACAVVPLLFGAAPLTRGFVETTLPVLGHVEFVTSTLFDIGVYLVVIGLVLDVLRSLGAEVDRQRLAGEPAEVRA; this is translated from the coding sequence ATGCTCCTCGTCCTCGCCGCGTTCGCGATCCTGCCGATCCTCGTTCCGTGGCTCGTCGCCCGCCTCGGCCCGCGCGCCTTCACGATCGCGGCGGTCCTGCCCTTCGCCGCCTTCATCCACGCCCTCGTCCAGACGCCGGCCGTCCTGGCGGGGGAGATTCCGTTCGAGGCATTCGACTGGATCCCGTCGCTCGGCATCGAGCTGTCGATGCGGATGGACACGCTGTCCTGGGTCATGACGCTCATCGTCACCGGTGTCGGCGCGCTCGTGCTGCTCTACTGCCGGTGGTACTTCGTCGACGGCGGATCAGGGCTCGGCCGGTTCGCCGCCGTCCTGCTCGCCTTCGCCGGCGCCATGTACGGACTCGTGCTCACCGACGACCTGGTCGTGCTGGTGATGTTCTGGGAGATCACGAGCGTCCTGTCGTACCTGCTCATCGGGCACTACAACCGCCGGGCTCCGAGCCGGCGCGCCGCCCTCCAGGCGCTGCTGGTCACGACGCTCGGCGGGCTCGTGATGCTGATCGGCGTCGTGCTGCTGGTCGTCCGCTCCGGCACCTCGAGCATCTCGGCCATGCTCGCCGATCCCCCCGTCGGCGCACTCGTGAACGTCGCGCTGGTGCTGGTGCTCGTCGGGGCGCTGAGCAAGTCGGCCATCTTCCCGTTCCACTTCTGGCTCCCGGGGGCAATGGCCGCACCCACGCCCGTGAGCGCGTATCTCCATGCCGCCGCGATGGTCAAGGCGGGCGTGTACCTGATCGCCCTCGTCGCCCCGGTTGCCGCCGAATCGCCCGCGTGGCGACCGATCGTCATCGGTCTCGGAGTGTTCACGATGCTGCTCGGCGGCTTCCAGGCGCTGCGCGAGACCGACCTCAAGCGGATCCTCGCGTTCGGAACGGTCAGCCAGCTCGGCATGCTCACCGTCGTGCTCGGCTACGGAACCCGCGACGCGGCGCTCGCCGGGCTCGCGCTGCTCATCGCACACGCGCTGTTCAAGTCAGCGCTGTTCCTGGTGGTCGGCGTGATCGACCGGCAGCTGGGGACGCGCGACATCGCCGAGCTCAGCGGCCTCGGCCGCCGCGCCCCGGTGACCGCGGCGGCATCCACGATCGCGATCGCTTCGATGACGGGCGTCATCCCGACGATCGGATTCGTCGCGAAGGAGGGCGCGCTCGCTGCTCTCCTGGACGAAGCCCTCGGCGGGGCCGTGTGGGGCGTCGTGGCGCTGGCGGGCGTCGCTGTCGGGTCCGTGTTCACCGCCGCCTACGGCATCCGGTTCCTGTGGGGGGCGTTCGCGACGAAGAAGAATGCCGACGGCGGCATGAAGGCGCCGACCGAGTGGCCGCGTCCGCCGTTCGGATTCGTCACGGCACCCGTCCTGCTGGCGGCGCTGAGCCTCGCCGGTGGATTCGCGGCCGCTCCGCTCGACGTCGTGCTCGCACCGTACGCCGATACGGCGCCCGCGGCCTCGGCGGGTGTCGAGCCGCCGGCGCACCCCGCGCACCTGGCCCTGTGGCACGGGTTCGAGCCGGCCCTGTGGATCTCGCTGGCGACGCTCGCCCTCGGCGTCGGCGTGTTCGCGCTCACCCGCCGGTGGACGCCGACGCGACGCTCTATTCCGTTCACCGCATGGGATGTGTACAACGGCGTCCTGCGCGGCATCGCCCGGCTGTCGGTTGCAACGACGAGCGTCACGCAGCGCGGCTCGCTGCCCATCTACGTCGGCACGATCTTCGCCGTCCTGGTCTCGGCCGAGGCGGTCGCGCTCGTCGCCGGCGGACCGTGGGACCTCGAGCTCAGCGTGTTCCAGAATCCGATGCAGTGGGTCGTGGCGCCGCTCATGATCGCCGCGGGGATCATCGCCGTCCGTGCGCGCAAGCGCTACACCGGCGTCGTCCTCGTCTCGGTCACCGGCATCGGCATGACGGTGCTGTTCGCGACCAGCGGCGCGCCCGACCTCGCGCTCACCCAGATCCTGATCGAGACCGTCACGATGATCGCCTTCGCGCTCGTGCTGCGCCGGATCCCGGCGCGGCTGGGGGAGCGCAACGCGTCGGTGAAGCCCGCGCTGCGGGCGATCCTCGGCGCGGCCGTCGGGGCGACGATGGCCGCGGTCGCCGTCGTGGCGGTGTCGGCTCGCGTGTACAGGCCGGTGTCCGAGGCGTTCCCCGACCTGGCCTACGAGATCGGCCACGGCACGAACGTCGTCAACGTCGCGCTGGTGGATCTGCGCGGGTGGGACACGATGGGGGAGCTGTCGGTCCTCATCCTGGCGGCCACCGGCGTGGCATCGCTGGTGTTCGTCACTCACCGCGCCGACACGCTGTCGGACCTGACGCAGCCGCTCCCCCGCGACATCACGCGGCACCGCCGCCCGATCGTCGAGACGCACGGGGCCGACGGCGGCGCCGAGGGGTCTTCCACGCGCACGGCCTGGCTCCTGGGCGGACAGCGGGTGCGCGCACGCGAGCGGTCGATCATGCTCGAGGTGATCGTGCGCATCCTCTTCCACACGATCATCGTCATCTCGCTGTATCTGCTCTTCGCGGGTCACAACCTTCCCGGTGGCGGCTTCGCGGGCGGTCTCGTGGCGGGAATGGCCCTGGTCATGCGGTATATCGCCGGGGGCAGGTACGAACTGGGGGCTGCGGCGCCGGCCGATGCCGGGCGACTGCTCGGCGTCGGGATGTCGATCGCCGTCGCATGCGCCGTCGTTCCCCTGCTGTTCGGCGCAGCGCCGCTGACACGCGGCTTCGTCGAGACGACGCTGCCGGTTCTCGGACACGTCGAGTTCGTCACCTCGACGCTGTTCGACATCGGCGTGTACCTCGTCGTCATCGGACTCGTCCTCGACGTCCTGCGGAGCCTCGGCGCCGAGGTCGACCGCCAGCGCCTGGCCGGCGAGCCTGCGGAGGTGCGTGCATGA